TACGCGCGAGCAGGGAACCTCCACCTGCATGACCTGGCCTCCGGGCAGGACACCATCATTCCGGTGGTGCTGGCCTCCGACTTCGACCAGTTGCGGGAGCGCTGGGTGAAGCGACCCCTGGACTACATGACCTCCGCGAAACTCTCGCCATCCGGAGACCGGCTGGCGCTGACCGCCCGGGGGCAGGTGTTTGTGGCCACCGTGGAACCGGGACGCCTGGTCGAGGTGCCCCGTCCCGCCGGGGTGCGGTACCGGGCGGCAACGTTCCTGCCGGACGGCCGGGAATTGCTGGCGCTTTCGGATGCCACCGGCGAGCTGGAGTTCTGGAGATTGCCCGCAAACGGCGTGGGCGCCCCGGTTCAGCTCACCACCAACGGCTCCGTATTCCGGCATCCCGGAGTCCCATCCCCCGACGGCAGCCGCATTGCGTGGGGCGACAAAAATCAGCGGCTTTGGATTCTGGAGCCCGGGACCAACACCCTCACCCTGGTTGCGGAAAGCGGCATGGACGCCATCACCGACTTCTCCTGGTCCCCCGATGGGCGCTGGCTCGCCTACGTGACGGCGGCCTCCAACGGCTACCCGCAGGTCCACCTGTACGGCGCCGCCGACGGACGGCGCGCCGTGGTCACCAGCGACCGCGTGGACAGCTACAATCCGGCATGGTCGCCGGACGGCCAATGGCTCTATTTCCTGAGCGATCGCCGGCTTCGATCCCTCGTGGACAGTCCCTGGGGTCCACGCCAGCCGGAGCCGTATTTCCCGGAATCCACGCAGGTGTTCGCCCTGGCGCTCAGGTCCACGGCCCGGTGGCCGTTTCAGGAACCCACTGAACTGGGTTCGCCGAATGCTGAGGCCGAAACGCCGGCTGACAAATCGTCCAAGCCCGGGCAAACCGCTTCTTCCGAGGGCGCTGCGACCGCGGCCACCGAGGTGGTCGTGGAATGGGAAGGCCTGCCCTCCCGCCTCTATGAGGTGCCGGTCCCTGCCGGAAACCTCCAGCAATTATCCGTTGGCCGGAAACACCTGTTCTGGCTGGCACGGGACACCGGCTTCGACACCAAGTGGCAGCTCCGCCAGCTCGAGATCACGCGGAAGGATCCCAAGGCGAAGACCCTGGTGGAGGACGTGACCGCCTATGAGCTGTCACTGGACGGCCGGAAGCTGCTGGTGCGCAAAGGCGACCAGTTCCATGCGATTGCCAGCGATGCCCCGGCGCCGGCGAAACTCGAAGACCGGTTCCGCCTCGACGACTGGACCTTTCCGGTGGTGCCGCGGGAGGAATGGCGCCAGATCTTCCTGGAGTCGTGGAGGATGATGCGGGACTACTTCTACGACCCCGGGATCCATCAACTGGATTGGGCCGCCCTTCGGGACCGCTACCTGCCCCTCGTGGACCGGGTCAGCGACCGGGCGGAGCTCAGCGAAGTCCTCTCGGAGCTGATGGGCGAACTCTCCACGCTCCACATCAACGTCCGGTTCGGCGACCTCCGCGAGGGTTCCGATTCCGTCCGGCCCGCCTCGCTCGGAGCGCTGCTCGTGCGCACGGAGTCGGGCGGCGGCTGGCGGGTGGACCGCCTCTACGAAAGCGATCCCGATTTCCCGGGCGGCCTCGGACCCTTGCGTCAGCCTGGGGTGGACGTCCGCACGGGCGACGTGATCACCGCGGTGAACGGCCTGCCCACGCTGCCCGTGCTGGAGTTCGAACGTCTCCTGCGCAACCAGGCCGGGCGCCAGGTGCTGCTGGAGGTCCGGCCGGGTGGCACCAGCGATCCGAGGCAGGTCGTGGTGAAACCGGTTTCCATCCCCCGGGATGCCGACCTCCGATATTCCGATTGGGAGTTTTCCCGACGGCGGGAGGTCGAGGCCCGTGGCAACGGCCGGATCGGCTACGTGCATCTGCGGGCGATGGGAACCCAGAACATCGCGGAATGGGCCCGCGAGTATTATCCGGTCTTCGACCGCGCGGGACTCATCATTGATGTGCGCAACAACCGGGGCGGGAACATTGATGCCTGGATCCTCAACCGCCTGCTGCGGAAGGCCTGGTTCTACTGGAAGCCCCGGGTGGGCCAGGCCACCTGGAACATGCACTACGCCTTTCGCGGACATGTGGTGGTGCTGTGCAACGAGCGGACCGCCAGCGACGGCGAGGCGTTCACCGAGGGCTTCCGCCGTCTCGGGCTGGGCAAGGTGATCGGCACCCGCACCTGGGGCGGCGAGATCTGGCTCAGCGCACAGCGATGGCTGGTGGACAGCGGCATGGCCAGTGCCGCCGAGTTCGGCGTGTTCGGCCCGGAAAGTGAGTGGCTCATCGAGGGACACGGCGTGGACCCCGACATCGTGGTGGACAACCTGCCCCACGAAACCTTCCAAGGGCGTGACGCCCAGCTGGAGGCCGCAATCCAGCACCTCCAGGAATTGATCGCCGCGGATCCGCGTCCGGTGCCGCCCCATCCGCCCTACCCCGACAAGCGATTCCCGAAATGAGCCGCCTCAGGACAACGCCAGCGGACCCGCCTCGCACAACCGGGCATTCCCGAAGGCCTTTAGGTCATGCCCGAAGGCATGGGCCAGGGAAAGCCACAGCCGGTTGTGCGGCGTGAGCTCCAGCTTGAGCGCCCGGCCGGTGCCAAATCCCAGCCCACCGCCCACCAGCACGAACGGGATGTTCTCATGGGTGTGGCTGTTGCCCTTGCCCAGCTCGTTGGTCCAAAGAAGCGTGGTGTGGTCCAGCATCGAGCCCTCGCCCCCGGGCTCCGGTGTTTCCTCCAGCTTCCGGGCGAGGACCGCAATCTGTTCGC
Above is a window of Verrucomicrobiia bacterium DNA encoding:
- a CDS encoding PD40 domain-containing protein; the protein is MIRCCLLLCCLAAVSWGATPGPGAYLRDPALHGETIVFTAEGDLWSVSTAGGVGRRLTSHPGMEQHAAFSPDGATLAFSAEYEGPREVYTMPASGGLPTRHTFDGSEPRIAGWTPDGRVLYQTLRHATLPNAQLIRLNPATGIREPVPLAQASEGVYDSEGTTLYFTRLPKQGSSTKRYRGGWIENLWRFARGDAEAVRLAADFDGTSRNPMWWADRIHFISDRDGIMNLWSMTTNGTDLQQRTRHTGFDIQTASLHAGRVVYARAGNLHLHDLASGQDTIIPVVLASDFDQLRERWVKRPLDYMTSAKLSPSGDRLALTARGQVFVATVEPGRLVEVPRPAGVRYRAATFLPDGRELLALSDATGELEFWRLPANGVGAPVQLTTNGSVFRHPGVPSPDGSRIAWGDKNQRLWILEPGTNTLTLVAESGMDAITDFSWSPDGRWLAYVTAASNGYPQVHLYGAADGRRAVVTSDRVDSYNPAWSPDGQWLYFLSDRRLRSLVDSPWGPRQPEPYFPESTQVFALALRSTARWPFQEPTELGSPNAEAETPADKSSKPGQTASSEGAATAATEVVVEWEGLPSRLYEVPVPAGNLQQLSVGRKHLFWLARDTGFDTKWQLRQLEITRKDPKAKTLVEDVTAYELSLDGRKLLVRKGDQFHAIASDAPAPAKLEDRFRLDDWTFPVVPREEWRQIFLESWRMMRDYFYDPGIHQLDWAALRDRYLPLVDRVSDRAELSEVLSELMGELSTLHINVRFGDLREGSDSVRPASLGALLVRTESGGGWRVDRLYESDPDFPGGLGPLRQPGVDVRTGDVITAVNGLPTLPVLEFERLLRNQAGRQVLLEVRPGGTSDPRQVVVKPVSIPRDADLRYSDWEFSRRREVEARGNGRIGYVHLRAMGTQNIAEWAREYYPVFDRAGLIIDVRNNRGGNIDAWILNRLLRKAWFYWKPRVGQATWNMHYAFRGHVVVLCNERTASDGEAFTEGFRRLGLGKVIGTRTWGGEIWLSAQRWLVDSGMASAAEFGVFGPESEWLIEGHGVDPDIVVDNLPHETFQGRDAQLEAAIQHLQELIAADPRPVPPHPPYPDKRFPK